From a single Vibrio tubiashii genomic region:
- the pyrB gene encoding aspartate carbamoyltransferase has translation MAHSLFNKHIISIPELSRNELELIVDTAARLKAEPNPELLKNKVVASCFFEPSTRTRLSFETAVERLGGSVIGFDNGGNTSLAKKGETLADSVQVIASYVDAFVMRHPQEGAARLASEFSNGVPIINGGDGANQHPTQTLLDLFSIHETQGTLDNLNVAFVGDLKYGRTVHSLTQALAKFNNVRFFFIAPDALAMPDYICEELEEAGIKFSMHNNIEEVVPELDVLYMTRVQKERFDESEYAHMKSAFILTAATLEGARDNLKVLHPLPRVDEITTDVDKTKHAYYFEQAENGVYAREALLALVLNETL, from the coding sequence ATGGCGCATTCGTTATTTAACAAGCACATCATCTCCATCCCTGAGCTCAGCCGCAACGAGCTTGAACTTATCGTCGATACTGCAGCACGCTTAAAAGCAGAACCAAACCCTGAGCTACTAAAAAACAAAGTCGTGGCGAGTTGCTTCTTCGAACCATCGACTCGTACCCGTCTGTCGTTTGAAACCGCCGTTGAGCGTTTAGGCGGCAGCGTGATTGGCTTCGATAACGGGGGTAACACCTCTCTGGCTAAAAAAGGGGAAACCTTGGCTGACTCGGTACAAGTCATCGCTTCCTATGTTGATGCCTTTGTGATGCGCCATCCTCAAGAAGGAGCTGCGCGTTTAGCGTCTGAGTTCTCTAATGGTGTGCCAATCATTAACGGTGGCGACGGCGCAAACCAACACCCAACCCAAACTCTGCTCGACTTATTCTCTATCCACGAAACGCAAGGCACGCTTGATAACCTCAACGTTGCTTTCGTAGGGGACCTTAAATATGGCCGCACTGTGCACTCACTGACTCAAGCACTGGCAAAATTTAACAATGTGCGCTTCTTCTTTATCGCGCCAGATGCGTTGGCTATGCCTGACTACATCTGCGAAGAGTTAGAGGAAGCGGGTATCAAGTTCAGTATGCACAACAACATTGAAGAAGTGGTTCCTGAGCTGGATGTGCTTTACATGACGCGAGTGCAAAAAGAACGTTTTGATGAGTCAGAGTACGCCCACATGAAATCAGCCTTCATCCTTACAGCAGCAACTCTAGAAGGCGCGCGCGACAACCTAAAAGTGCTTCACCCACTACCACGTGTTGACGAGATCACCACAGATGTCGATAAGACCAAACACGCTTACTACTTCGAGCAAGCTGAAAATGGCGTTTATGCGCGCGAAGCTCTGCTAGCCCTAGTCTTGAACGAAACTCTTTAA
- the arcA gene encoding arginine deiminase, translating to MSKLYVGSEIGQLRRVLVHRPRRALTHLTPSNCHDLLFDDVLAVERAGKEHDVFTQTLRDQGVEVLLLTDLLADTLAVPEAKDWLLSRQVSDYRLGKTFANDVRCYLGDLPNLELAKILTGGLSYAEMPMKSSSMMQGLHAPTDFIIEPLPNHLFTRDTSCWVYGGVSINPMAKPARQRETNHVRAIYRWHPTFAGQDFIKYFGDEETINYDNSTIEGGDVLVLGRGTVLIGMSERTTAQGVEHLASGLFKHGQAKQIIAMELPKHRSCMHLDTVMTHMNEDTFSVYPEVVRKDVKCWSLTGDESGAVNVKEEGYFVTAIEKALGVDKLNLITTGGDNFHAEREQWNDANNVLTVKPGVVVGYEGNTYTNEKYDKAGITVLPIPGDELGRGRGGARCMSCPIERDGI from the coding sequence ATGAGTAAGTTATACGTAGGTTCTGAAATCGGTCAATTACGTCGCGTTCTTGTTCACCGCCCTAGACGAGCTCTGACTCACCTGACACCTTCTAACTGTCACGATCTGCTATTTGATGACGTATTGGCAGTTGAGCGTGCAGGTAAAGAGCACGACGTATTCACTCAAACATTGCGTGATCAAGGTGTGGAAGTGCTACTTCTTACAGACCTACTAGCAGACACGCTTGCTGTTCCAGAAGCCAAAGACTGGCTACTTAGCCGCCAAGTATCAGATTACCGCTTAGGCAAAACCTTCGCTAACGATGTACGCTGCTACTTAGGTGACCTACCTAATCTAGAGCTAGCGAAAATTCTGACTGGTGGCCTTTCTTACGCTGAAATGCCAATGAAATCTTCTTCAATGATGCAAGGTCTGCACGCTCCAACTGATTTCATCATTGAGCCTCTACCAAACCACCTATTTACTCGTGACACTTCTTGCTGGGTATACGGTGGCGTATCAATCAACCCAATGGCAAAACCTGCTCGTCAACGTGAAACAAACCATGTTCGTGCGATTTACCGCTGGCACCCAACCTTCGCAGGCCAAGACTTCATTAAGTACTTCGGCGACGAAGAGACAATCAACTACGACAACTCAACTATCGAAGGCGGCGACGTATTGGTTCTTGGTCGTGGCACGGTACTTATCGGTATGTCTGAGCGTACAACCGCACAAGGTGTTGAGCACCTAGCTTCTGGTCTATTCAAGCACGGCCAAGCGAAACAAATCATTGCGATGGAGCTACCTAAACACCGCTCTTGCATGCACCTAGACACCGTTATGACTCACATGAACGAAGATACCTTCTCTGTTTACCCAGAAGTGGTTCGTAAAGACGTGAAATGTTGGAGCCTAACTGGCGATGAGTCTGGTGCGGTGAATGTGAAAGAAGAGGGCTACTTCGTAACCGCTATCGAGAAAGCACTTGGTGTCGACAAGCTCAACCTTATCACAACAGGTGGTGACAACTTCCACGCAGAACGTGAGCAGTGGAACGATGCAAACAACGTACTGACTGTGAAGCCAGGCGTGGTTGTTGGCTACGAAGGCAACACTTACACCAACGAGAAATACGACAAAGCGGGCATCACTGTTCTACCTATCCCAGGTGACGAGCTAGGCCGTGGTCGTGGTGGCGCTCGCTGCATGAGCTGCCCAATCGAGCGTGACGGTATTTAA
- a CDS encoding response regulator transcription factor: MDSTYTIIIADDHPLFRNALFQSVHMAVSGANLLEADSLDALLTLLAKEDEPDLLLLDLKMPGANGMSGLIQLRAEYPDLPIVVVSASEEPSVVTQVKSHGAFGFIPKSSDMRELVSALNQVLNGEPFFPEGSITNNAACNDLAEKIATLTPQQYKVLGMLSDGLLNKQIAYELNVSEATIKAHMTAIFRKLGVKNRTQAVILLQQLESEA; encoded by the coding sequence ATGGATTCGACCTACACCATTATCATTGCGGATGATCATCCGCTGTTTCGCAATGCTCTGTTTCAATCGGTGCATATGGCGGTGAGTGGCGCAAATCTGCTAGAAGCCGACTCGTTAGATGCCCTTCTTACCCTGCTCGCTAAAGAAGACGAACCGGACCTACTTCTGCTCGACTTAAAGATGCCTGGAGCAAACGGCATGTCAGGCTTGATTCAACTGCGTGCTGAATATCCTGATTTACCCATTGTGGTCGTCTCAGCTAGTGAAGAACCGTCAGTAGTGACTCAGGTTAAGAGTCATGGCGCATTCGGTTTTATTCCTAAATCCAGTGATATGCGTGAGCTCGTCAGTGCTCTCAATCAGGTGCTCAATGGCGAACCTTTCTTCCCTGAAGGTTCCATTACCAACAACGCAGCGTGTAATGATTTAGCAGAAAAAATTGCCACTTTGACCCCACAGCAATATAAAGTCTTAGGAATGCTATCTGATGGCTTGCTGAATAAGCAGATTGCTTATGAGTTAAATGTATCAGAAGCAACAATAAAGGCTCATATGACGGCGATATTCCGTAAGTTAGGTGTAAAAAATCGTACTCAAGCGGTTATTTTACTTCAACAACTCGAATCAGAGGCTTAA
- a CDS encoding sodium:solute symporter family protein — protein MDLKTITYLVVGATFILYIGIAIWARAGSTKEFYVAGGGVNPIANGMATAADWMSAASFISMAGLIAFMGYGGSVFLMGWTGGYVLLALLLAPYLRKFGKFTVPEFVGERFYSNAARIVAVVCLIIASVTYVIGQMKGVGVAFGRFLEVDYSTGLLIGMCIVFMYAVMGGMKGITYTQIAQYCVLILAYTIPAIFISLQLTGHPLPQIGLGSTIQGTDVYLLDRLDQVVTELGFSEYTTQVRGDTLNMFVYTMSLMIGTAGLPHVIIRFFTVPKVRDARTSAGWALVFIAILYTTAPAVSAMARLNLMDTVNPAPGQHLAYDERPDWFKNWEKTGLLGFDDKNGDGLIEYTSNPATNELKVDRDIMVLANPEIAKLPNWVIALVAAGGLAAALSTAAGLLLAISSAISHDLIKGVINPNISEKKELLASRISMAVAIAVAGYLGLNPPGFAAGTVALAFGLAASSIFPALMMGIFSKGINKEGAIAGMIAGISITLFYVFQHKGILFVADWTYLESWGSNWFLGIEPNAFGAIGAVFNFAVAFAVSKVTAETPQEVKDLVEHVRVPAGAGGAVDH, from the coding sequence ATGGATTTGAAAACTATCACTTACCTCGTTGTTGGTGCGACCTTTATCCTTTACATCGGTATTGCGATTTGGGCACGTGCTGGGTCAACTAAAGAGTTTTATGTTGCAGGCGGTGGTGTAAACCCAATCGCCAACGGTATGGCAACCGCAGCAGACTGGATGTCAGCCGCATCATTTATCTCTATGGCAGGTCTGATTGCATTTATGGGTTACGGCGGTTCCGTATTCCTAATGGGTTGGACTGGCGGTTACGTACTTCTTGCACTACTACTTGCACCTTACCTACGTAAGTTCGGCAAGTTTACTGTACCAGAGTTCGTAGGTGAGCGTTTCTACTCAAACGCAGCACGTATCGTAGCAGTTGTCTGTCTTATCATCGCGTCGGTCACTTATGTTATCGGTCAGATGAAAGGCGTTGGTGTTGCGTTCGGTCGTTTCCTAGAAGTTGATTACTCTACTGGTCTTCTGATCGGTATGTGTATCGTATTCATGTACGCTGTAATGGGTGGCATGAAAGGGATTACTTACACGCAGATTGCTCAATATTGCGTACTCATTTTAGCTTACACTATTCCTGCAATCTTTATCTCTCTGCAACTGACTGGTCACCCTCTTCCTCAGATTGGTCTCGGTAGTACCATCCAAGGCACCGACGTCTATCTACTCGATAGGCTCGACCAAGTGGTCACCGAACTCGGCTTTAGTGAATACACCACTCAAGTCCGTGGCGACACACTCAATATGTTTGTTTACACCATGTCGCTAATGATCGGTACTGCGGGTCTACCACACGTAATCATCCGTTTCTTCACGGTACCTAAAGTGCGTGACGCACGTACTTCAGCAGGTTGGGCACTAGTCTTCATCGCTATCCTATACACAACTGCACCAGCAGTATCAGCGATGGCTCGTCTAAACCTAATGGATACCGTAAACCCAGCTCCAGGTCAGCACCTAGCTTATGATGAGCGTCCTGACTGGTTCAAAAACTGGGAGAAAACAGGTCTACTAGGCTTTGATGATAAGAACGGTGATGGTCTGATTGAATACACGTCAAACCCAGCGACTAACGAACTGAAAGTTGACCGTGACATCATGGTACTGGCTAACCCTGAGATTGCTAAGCTTCCAAACTGGGTGATTGCCTTGGTGGCAGCCGGTGGTCTGGCAGCAGCACTATCAACGGCGGCAGGTCTATTGCTCGCAATATCCTCTGCGATATCCCATGATTTAATCAAAGGCGTCATCAATCCGAATATATCCGAGAAGAAAGAGCTGCTCGCCAGTCGGATTTCCATGGCGGTGGCGATTGCGGTGGCAGGCTATCTCGGCCTCAACCCGCCAGGCTTTGCAGCAGGTACGGTAGCACTGGCATTTGGTCTTGCGGCCTCCTCAATCTTCCCGGCACTGATGATGGGTATCTTCAGCAAGGGTATCAACAAGGAAGGCGCAATCGCGGGTATGATTGCAGGTATCAGTATCACTCTATTCTACGTATTCCAGCACAAAGGCATCCTGTTTGTTGCTGACTGGACTTACCTAGAAAGCTGGGGCAGCAACTGGTTCCTAGGCATTGAACCAAACGCATTCGGTGCAATTGGTGCAGTCTTTAACTTCGCAGTCGCATTCGCTGTATCGAAAGTAACAGCAGAAACACCACAAGAAGTGAAAGACTTGGTTGAACACGTACGTGTACCAGCAGGCGCTGGCGGTGCAGTAGACCACTAA
- a CDS encoding arginine repressor: MSETLNATTIDYSEDKTLTAACKRLLQQQSFSTQNELREALVDIGFEGISQSTVSRLLSQLGVVKVQNACGKKVYCITVETAPVRVESSISSQIEFITHNQAMVVVKTHPGSAQLVARLVDIDPHTEILGTVGGNDTVLVIPKDTDNIDACERVVRARLGVA; encoded by the coding sequence ATGAGTGAAACTCTAAACGCAACCACTATTGACTACAGTGAAGACAAAACGCTAACCGCGGCATGCAAACGTCTGCTGCAACAGCAAAGTTTTAGCACTCAAAATGAGCTCCGTGAAGCCTTAGTAGATATTGGTTTCGAGGGTATCAGTCAATCAACCGTCTCTAGATTGCTGTCTCAGTTAGGTGTAGTGAAAGTCCAGAATGCGTGTGGTAAGAAGGTTTACTGCATTACCGTTGAAACGGCTCCGGTACGTGTCGAGTCTTCTATCTCTTCCCAGATAGAATTCATTACTCATAACCAAGCCATGGTGGTGGTCAAAACCCACCCAGGTAGCGCACAACTTGTTGCTCGTTTAGTCGATATTGATCCTCACACCGAGATCTTAGGCACGGTTGGCGGTAACGACACGGTACTTGTCATCCCGAAAGATACTGACAACATTGATGCGTGTGAACGTGTGGTTCGTGCGCGATTAGGTGTCGCTTAG
- the arcC gene encoding carbamate kinase — protein sequence MTKQTVVVALGGNALLRRGEPLEAEVQRQNIEIAVKTISEIAQEYNVVLVHGNGPQVGLLALQGLEYKKVAPYPLDVLGSETQGMIGYMLMQEFKNQMPNVNATCMLTQMTVDPSDPAFADPTKPIGPIYEEAEARELAEKYRWTIKPDGQHFRRVVPSPQPTGIIEHEAITALIEQGHLVICTGGGGIPVKRENGKLVGVEAVIDKDMSAAFLAKQLDADALLILTDADAVYLDWGKPTQHALRSTNPSELAQYQFDAGSMGPKIEASCEFIKQGGKVVGIGSLEDGLRILQGTAGTNITKG from the coding sequence ATGACTAAACAAACAGTAGTTGTAGCACTTGGCGGTAACGCCCTCCTTCGCCGCGGCGAGCCATTAGAAGCTGAAGTTCAGCGCCAAAACATTGAGATTGCGGTTAAGACAATTTCTGAAATCGCGCAAGAGTACAACGTAGTGCTTGTGCACGGTAACGGCCCACAAGTTGGCCTACTTGCTCTACAAGGTTTGGAATACAAAAAAGTCGCTCCGTACCCACTCGATGTACTGGGCAGTGAAACTCAAGGCATGATCGGCTACATGCTGATGCAAGAGTTTAAAAACCAAATGCCTAACGTCAACGCGACTTGCATGTTGACTCAAATGACGGTTGACCCAAGCGATCCTGCATTCGCCGATCCAACCAAGCCTATCGGCCCAATTTACGAAGAAGCAGAAGCGCGTGAGCTAGCAGAGAAGTACCGCTGGACAATCAAGCCAGACGGCCAACACTTCCGCCGCGTAGTCCCAAGCCCACAGCCTACAGGCATCATTGAACATGAAGCGATTACTGCACTTATCGAGCAAGGCCACTTGGTTATCTGTACTGGCGGTGGCGGTATTCCAGTCAAACGCGAAAACGGCAAATTAGTTGGTGTTGAAGCGGTTATCGACAAAGACATGTCTGCTGCATTCCTAGCAAAACAACTAGACGCCGATGCGCTACTTATCCTGACTGACGCTGATGCAGTTTACCTAGATTGGGGCAAACCAACTCAACATGCTCTCCGCAGCACTAATCCATCTGAACTGGCTCAGTACCAATTTGATGCTGGCTCAATGGGACCGAAGATCGAAGCGTCATGCGAGTTCATTAAACAAGGTGGCAAAGTGGTCGGCATTGGTTCTCTAGAAGATGGTTTACGCATTCTTCAAGGCACCGCGGGTACCAATATCACCAAAGGCTAA
- a CDS encoding ornithine carbamoyltransferase has translation MAFNLRNRNFLKLLDFTPREIQHMLDLSAELKKAKYNGYEQPRLKGKNIALIFEKTSTRTRCAFEVAAFDQGAQVSYLGPSGSQIGHKESMKDTARVLGRMYDGIEYRGFGQEIVEELGAYAGVPVWNGLTDEFHPTQILADFLTMMEHGRGKQLHEMKFAYLGDARNNMGNSLMVGAAKMGMDIRLVAPKAFWPEEELVATCREIAEETGAKITLTEDVQEGVQGCDYLYTDVWVSMGEAKEAWAERINLMMPYQVNMEMLKATGNPHVKFMHCLPAFHGEDTTVGKQLAAEYPQLKDGVEVTDEVVESKHSIVFDEAENRMHTIKAVMVATLGD, from the coding sequence ATGGCTTTTAACCTACGCAACCGTAACTTCCTAAAACTATTAGACTTTACTCCACGTGAAATTCAACACATGTTGGATCTATCTGCGGAACTTAAAAAAGCGAAATACAACGGCTATGAACAACCTCGTCTAAAAGGCAAAAACATTGCTCTAATTTTCGAGAAAACCTCTACTCGTACTCGTTGTGCATTTGAAGTTGCAGCATTTGACCAAGGCGCTCAAGTTTCTTACTTAGGCCCATCGGGTTCTCAAATCGGTCACAAAGAGTCAATGAAAGATACTGCTCGCGTTCTTGGTCGCATGTACGACGGCATCGAGTACCGCGGCTTTGGTCAAGAAATCGTTGAAGAGCTAGGCGCGTACGCTGGTGTTCCTGTATGGAATGGCCTAACAGACGAGTTCCACCCAACGCAAATCCTAGCTGACTTCCTAACTATGATGGAACACGGCCGCGGTAAACAGCTACATGAAATGAAGTTTGCTTACCTAGGCGACGCTCGCAACAACATGGGTAACTCTCTAATGGTTGGTGCGGCGAAGATGGGTATGGACATCCGCCTAGTGGCTCCTAAAGCGTTCTGGCCAGAAGAAGAGCTAGTAGCGACTTGCCGCGAAATCGCTGAAGAAACTGGTGCGAAAATCACTCTGACTGAAGACGTACAAGAAGGCGTTCAAGGCTGTGATTACCTATACACAGACGTATGGGTATCTATGGGTGAAGCGAAAGAAGCATGGGCTGAGCGTATCAACCTAATGATGCCTTACCAAGTGAACATGGAAATGCTAAAAGCTACAGGTAACCCACATGTGAAATTCATGCACTGTCTACCTGCATTCCATGGCGAAGATACTACCGTTGGTAAACAGCTAGCGGCTGAGTACCCACAACTTAAAGATGGCGTAGAAGTAACAGATGAAGTTGTTGAATCTAAACACTCTATCGTCTTCGATGAAGCAGAGAACCGTATGCACACTATCAAAGCAGTGATGGTAGCAACACTAGGCGACTAA
- the pyrI gene encoding aspartate carbamoyltransferase regulatory subunit, whose product MVKETQLQVEAIRNGSVIDHIPANIGIKVLKLFKMHKSNERITIGLNLPSSALGAKDLIKIENIYLTKEQANQLALYAPKATVNQIEEYKVVNKLNLVLPESIESVFECPNSNCISHGEPVESRFNVQQKKENVQLKCHYCEKVFSREIMTEAR is encoded by the coding sequence ATGGTAAAAGAAACTCAACTACAAGTAGAAGCGATTCGCAACGGCTCTGTCATTGACCATATTCCTGCAAACATTGGCATCAAGGTACTGAAACTGTTCAAGATGCACAAGTCAAATGAGCGTATTACGATAGGTTTAAACCTGCCTTCTTCAGCGCTAGGTGCTAAAGACCTGATCAAGATTGAAAACATCTACCTGACTAAAGAGCAAGCGAACCAACTGGCGCTTTACGCTCCAAAAGCAACAGTGAATCAGATTGAAGAATACAAGGTCGTCAACAAGCTTAATCTTGTGCTTCCAGAAAGCATTGAAAGTGTGTTTGAGTGCCCGAATAGCAACTGTATTTCACACGGAGAACCAGTAGAAAGTCGCTTTAATGTGCAGCAAAAGAAAGAGAATGTGCAGCTAAAATGCCATTACTGTGAAAAAGTATTCTCACGCGAAATCATGACGGAAGCGCGCTAA
- a CDS encoding protein-disulfide reductase DsbD, giving the protein MRFALSLILLCFSIVSAPALAVFEQSNSAPSFGVSNNTFVPVDQAFPFNSFQQGNRVFLDWQVKEDYYLYQHRISVSGENITLGDIEMRDGEPYKDEFFGEVNIYTTPLFVEVPIANYQDGARLIVQYQGCAKAGFCYPPETRVIDVTSFDFQEANAVIPTQKEPANSTTATKQTPVSSESNLASKLSDNWWTPLLFLALGVGLAFTPCVLPMYPILTSIVLGSGKLSHGRALGLAFIYVQGMALTYTLLGLVVASAGMQFQAAMQHPYVLVGLSVLFVALALSMFGLYSLQLPSSVQTWLNNLSNKQQGGSSLGVFAMGAISGLVCSPCTTAPLSGALLYVAQSGDLLTGGIALYALAIGMGIPLMLVAVFGNKLLPKAGNWMDRVKTLFGFILLAAPIFLLERILPEVWATGLWSVLGIAAFGWLYHVKNSLPFGGWKQSVVGIIAVLGLFASAQPALNHYFGKSAISTAQKQNQIEFIRIANVEQLNTQLAKAKADGKAVMLDFYADWCVACKEFEKYTFHQPDVESRLKDFVLLQADVTRNQPQDIALLKEMSVLGLPTIEFWDTNGESVSNARITGFMNAETFLQHLDTHNL; this is encoded by the coding sequence ATGCGCTTCGCTTTATCTCTAATTCTGCTGTGTTTTTCTATTGTTTCTGCACCTGCTTTGGCCGTTTTTGAGCAATCAAACTCCGCACCAAGCTTTGGCGTTAGCAACAATACTTTTGTTCCGGTAGACCAAGCTTTTCCATTCAATTCTTTCCAACAAGGGAATCGCGTTTTCCTCGATTGGCAAGTCAAAGAAGATTACTACCTCTATCAACATCGTATTTCTGTCAGTGGCGAAAATATCACTCTGGGTGATATTGAAATGCGAGATGGAGAACCTTACAAAGATGAGTTCTTTGGTGAAGTAAATATTTACACGACACCACTGTTTGTCGAAGTTCCGATCGCAAATTACCAAGATGGGGCACGCCTGATCGTTCAATACCAAGGCTGTGCCAAAGCCGGTTTTTGCTACCCACCAGAAACCCGAGTTATCGACGTCACTAGCTTCGACTTCCAAGAAGCGAATGCTGTCATTCCAACTCAAAAAGAACCGGCAAATTCAACAACAGCAACAAAGCAAACACCTGTCTCAAGCGAATCAAACCTTGCTTCTAAGCTCAGTGACAACTGGTGGACGCCTCTACTATTTTTGGCTTTAGGTGTTGGTCTTGCCTTTACACCATGCGTACTGCCAATGTACCCAATTTTAACCAGTATTGTTTTGGGTAGCGGTAAGCTTAGCCATGGACGTGCCCTAGGGTTGGCCTTTATCTACGTGCAAGGCATGGCACTGACTTATACCTTACTCGGCCTAGTTGTTGCGTCAGCTGGTATGCAATTTCAAGCGGCCATGCAGCACCCTTATGTCTTAGTTGGTTTAAGTGTTTTATTTGTCGCTCTGGCACTCTCCATGTTTGGTCTCTATAGCTTGCAACTGCCTAGCAGCGTTCAGACATGGTTGAACAATTTAAGCAATAAACAGCAAGGTGGAAGTTCACTGGGCGTATTCGCCATGGGAGCGATTTCTGGCTTAGTTTGTTCACCTTGTACCACTGCGCCGCTCTCTGGTGCTCTGTTGTACGTTGCACAAAGTGGCGATCTACTCACTGGTGGTATCGCTCTATACGCACTAGCTATAGGTATGGGGATCCCATTGATGCTAGTCGCTGTCTTTGGCAACAAGCTGCTACCAAAAGCGGGCAATTGGATGGACCGAGTCAAGACTCTGTTTGGCTTCATTCTACTGGCTGCGCCAATATTCTTACTTGAGCGCATCTTGCCTGAGGTGTGGGCGACAGGATTATGGTCAGTGCTCGGCATCGCAGCGTTTGGTTGGCTATATCATGTTAAGAACTCACTGCCATTTGGTGGCTGGAAACAGAGCGTGGTAGGAATCATCGCCGTGCTGGGTCTATTTGCCTCAGCTCAACCTGCATTGAACCACTACTTTGGTAAGAGCGCGATCAGCACAGCACAGAAACAAAATCAGATAGAGTTTATCCGTATCGCCAATGTTGAACAGCTCAACACACAACTTGCTAAAGCAAAAGCGGACGGCAAAGCGGTCATGCTCGATTTCTACGCCGACTGGTGTGTCGCCTGTAAAGAGTTTGAGAAATACACCTTCCACCAGCCTGATGTTGAGTCGCGCCTCAAGGATTTTGTGTTACTGCAAGCAGACGTGACACGAAACCAACCACAAGACATTGCCTTATTGAAAGAGATGAGCGTGCTAGGGCTTCCTACTATCGAGTTCTGGGATACTAATGGAGAGTCCGTTTCAAACGCTCGCATTACTGGCTTTATGAACGCAGAGACATTCTTGCAGCATTTGGACACCCATAACCTCTAA
- a CDS encoding MarC family protein — translation MLSVLITQFVVLWAVIDPIGSVPVYLSQTQHLTAKQRRLVALKAVAIATGVLLFFLVAGQLLLEAMQIPLPAFQAAGGLVLLLFALTMIFGESKPEQETKLSEEVSHSDLADLAVYPLAIPSIASPGAMMAIVMLTDNHRYALVDQGITAAVMVTVLLITLLLLLGATHIQKWIGNVGAAIISRVMGLILAAVAVSNLLMGIKDFYAG, via the coding sequence TTGCTAAGCGTTCTAATTACTCAATTCGTCGTCCTGTGGGCTGTCATCGATCCTATTGGCTCAGTCCCGGTTTACTTATCTCAAACTCAGCATCTCACCGCTAAACAGCGCCGTTTGGTCGCGTTAAAGGCCGTAGCTATTGCAACGGGCGTACTACTGTTTTTCCTCGTCGCAGGTCAGTTGCTCCTTGAAGCGATGCAGATACCTCTGCCTGCATTTCAGGCGGCAGGTGGCTTAGTGCTACTACTGTTTGCCCTAACCATGATCTTTGGCGAGTCTAAACCTGAACAAGAAACCAAGCTTTCTGAAGAAGTGAGTCATTCCGATCTCGCTGATTTGGCGGTTTACCCTTTAGCTATTCCTTCTATCGCTTCTCCGGGAGCGATGATGGCGATTGTCATGCTGACGGACAATCATAGATACGCACTTGTCGATCAGGGAATTACTGCCGCTGTCATGGTGACGGTTTTACTTATCACCCTATTGTTACTTCTTGGTGCGACACATATTCAGAAGTGGATTGGCAATGTCGGTGCCGCCATTATCAGTCGTGTTATGGGGCTTATTCTTGCGGCTGTAGCAGTAAGCAACCTGCTGATGGGGATCAAAGATTTTTACGCCGGATAA
- a CDS encoding DUF4212 domain-containing protein, protein MAFESQDKAKAYWDKNVKLMVSLMVIWFVVSFGCGILFVDELNQFQLGGYKLGFWFAQQGSIYAFLGIIFYYAWKMRQIDREFGVDE, encoded by the coding sequence ATGGCGTTTGAAAGTCAGGATAAAGCCAAAGCCTACTGGGATAAGAACGTAAAACTAATGGTTAGCCTTATGGTTATCTGGTTTGTCGTTTCTTTCGGCTGCGGCATTTTATTTGTAGATGAACTCAATCAATTTCAACTAGGCGGGTACAAGCTTGGTTTCTGGTTTGCTCAACAAGGCTCTATCTATGCCTTCCTGGGTATTATTTTCTACTACGCGTGGAAAATGCGCCAAATCGACCGTGAATTCGGCGTAGATGAGTAA